Proteins from a single region of Leptotrichia trevisanii DSM 22070:
- the aroB gene encoding 3-dehydroquinate synthase, whose protein sequence is MEILNVGLGENSYDIVIGKNFFEKFPEYIEKIYNGKKLFVITDSNVDKIYKNEYEKMFKGFDYTIYVLEAGEKNKHIGIMPEIYSAMVNAGLTRKDMVVAFGGGVVGDIAGFAAASYMRGIGFIQIPTTIVSQVDSSVGGKVGVDLPEGKNLVGAFHQPKLVLIDNYFLNTLTDRYFYDGFAEIVKYGCIYDKKFFDRLVEIVETVEVSYDDENYKQKLREHLMKYVNEIVYRSCEIKKEVVEKDEKESNLRMILNFGHTIGHAIEQFTNYEKYSHGEAISAGMVDITKIGEKKGFTKKDEFLKIEKLLKALNLPTEIEYPKDRISEIMKRDKKSTSDGISFVILKEIGEVEIRKIGEKEIFE, encoded by the coding sequence TTTTGAGAAATTTCCTGAATATATTGAAAAGATTTATAATGGCAAAAAATTATTTGTGATTACTGATTCTAATGTGGATAAGATTTATAAAAATGAATATGAGAAAATGTTTAAAGGGTTTGACTATACGATTTATGTGCTAGAAGCAGGAGAGAAAAATAAGCATATTGGAATAATGCCTGAAATTTATTCAGCAATGGTAAATGCAGGGCTTACAAGAAAGGATATGGTTGTTGCATTTGGTGGCGGAGTTGTTGGAGATATTGCCGGATTTGCGGCTGCCAGTTATATGCGTGGGATTGGATTTATACAGATACCGACGACGATTGTTTCACAGGTTGACAGCAGTGTTGGCGGAAAAGTCGGTGTTGACTTGCCGGAGGGAAAAAATCTTGTTGGAGCGTTTCATCAACCTAAGCTTGTTTTAATTGATAATTATTTTTTGAATACATTGACGGACAGATATTTTTATGATGGATTTGCAGAAATTGTGAAATATGGATGTATTTATGATAAGAAGTTTTTCGACAGACTTGTGGAAATAGTGGAAACAGTTGAAGTTTCTTATGATGATGAAAATTATAAACAGAAATTGCGTGAACATTTGATGAAATATGTGAATGAGATTGTTTACCGTTCATGTGAGATAAAAAAGGAAGTTGTGGAAAAAGATGAGAAGGAAAGTAATTTGAGAATGATATTGAATTTTGGACATACTATCGGACATGCAATAGAGCAGTTTACAAATTATGAGAAATATTCACATGGGGAAGCAATTTCTGCTGGAATGGTGGACATTACAAAAATTGGGGAGAAAAAAGGGTTTACTAAAAAAGATGAATTTTTAAAAATTGAGAAATTGTTGAAGGCATTGAATTTACCGACTGAGATTGAATATCCGAAAGACAGGATTTCTGAAATTATGAAAAGGGATAAAAAAAGTACGAGTGATGGAATTAGTTTTGTAATTCTGAAGGAAATTGGGGAAGTTGAAATTAGAAAGATAGGGGAAAAGGAGATTTTTGAGTAA